TGTCACCTAAATTGATGGGAATAGCTTGATTGGTATACTACtcaattagaaaatttaaagtttatagactaattaatctaaataatagtttaagGACAATTGTTGCAATTAACCCAACATCTACAAGGACACGTAGATTAATAAAAGAACTAGATTATATGATACAAACAATTTATTGTGAAGTTCATggaacaattttaaatttgaatgataaatttgaaaatgtttgttgCAATTAACCCTAAAAAGTTGCGTAATTAGAATAAAATGGATAATTTGAGGACCTTAATGATTATTTATCGCCTATATTAACGGTTAAATCGATTGATACATTACTAATCATTCAAAGACTCAATTAGAATGTTTGAAGaccaattaattaaataatagttcAAGGATGATTGTTGGAATTAACCCAACATCTACCATGACATGTAGATTAATAAAAGAACTTGATTGATATgacacatataaaatattttgaagtttatggaacaatttaaattttgaacgataattttaaaacatttgttgtaattaaccctaaaaaattacataattagaagaaattgggtaatTTAAGTACCTTTGTAACAATTAAGCTTGTTTaagaattttgataaaaatggataaatttaagGACCTTTGTAGCAATTAATCCTCAAAAGTCTTGTTGAGAGTGGGATTTGAACCCACGCCCTTTCGGACCAGAACCTTAATCTGGCGCCTTAGACCAACTCGGCCATCTCAACGCCTTGTTCAGTCTCGCAGTAGTTTATATATGGATATAATAGACCtaaatactcttttttttttatcatttgaattcttttaatattttctttaactAATATGGTATGAGTACACTTTAACTAGTCCAAATATTTACAATAGAGGCTATGCTTATAAATTCTATaagatgaaaattatatatttagaatataaatgtgtttttaaaataatttataacaaataataataagtatgatttgaaactaattgataataacacatgaaatatgtactatatttaaaatgaaaaataaattaaattatgagtaaagcACAATGTAAATAcgtaaatacatcaaattaagaaTACTGAATGCATTACaatagtttattttgatgttgtcatcaattttgaattgatatcgagttaacttgtgacatcaactcaatcaaaGACATTACCAATATATACAATTGTACGCTAGCCACGAGTTTTAAAACTACTCCATAGCCAAAATGAGAATCAAACCCTTAACACTGATTAAGGTAGGAGAGCCCTTGCCATTTCACCTAACTCTcacgatttaatttttttcaatacaataaaaattataaacataaaaattgaaagagTGATTATGTAGGTTAGGTATAAAAACactttaattgtaaaatataattttattttacttatttttttaaatattattttatttttatttaataataattctaattaaatttacttcaaaaaatgcaaattgttttaaaaattcaaaatatttttagatttgcTCAAACAgagtataataattttaaagaatttttagtATATTAGCTTTTTCTTAATCTTAATcctatttttgataaattattttttaatttaaggagGTGAGGGAGTGAAGTGTCTCAAGGGGTGGGTCAAGACGAATACTGACGCAACTATGTATGATGGTTCGTTGGTTGCTGTGGTCGAAGGAATGGTCAAGGACAATGCTGGACGATGGCTCTGGGAGTTCTCTCACAAGGTAGGGGTCTGCCCTGTGTTTGAAGCTGAGCTATGAGGGGCCTTTGACGGCCTTAAGCTAGCATGGGAGAAGAGTTTGTCCTTGAAATGGATTGCATATAGACTCTTAATTTCCTAAATGGTCAAACTCTGGATCAAAGTTTGTTAGGGGAAAGAGTGAAGGAATATTTACATTTGATAAAAAACTTTCGTGTGAATAATGTCTTGAGACAGAAAATCGAGTGGCGAATGGTATGACGAGTTTGGCTATAAGAATGGTTGCCAAATGGAGGGTTTTTAAGGAATCTTGTTGGGCGGTGTATAATATTATGATGGTTGAGGTTCCTAACTCAATGCTAGAAGTTGGTTAATAATTTTCTGTtatattatacaattttttttataaagaaatacactatttttatttaaatatataaatttcaattttgcctaaattatttaaatatataattaaaaaagcgttataatggttattttattattttcttgtcaTTATTTTTAATCCAAATAACATTAATGATTTAATAGATAATTTGGATATTAATAAAGTTAGTTGGATTGCTCCACCCAACAAATCTCATCTCTTACTAAGGGAACCAAATACAtgtatttatgttaaattcaatACACGCACAGATATAACAAAATTTCCTCACCAATGTTACCAGCACGGCACGGAACATATTTCCAACCTCCTATAAAACCAGTTTTCCATTTGCCATCTGAAAGGTCTCAAGCAACGTCCACTGCTTGCCGTTTTGGAGGCTCAAGgttattgtttgattttttgtCGGCGAAATCCTCGGCATTGTAGATGACGGTGATGTAGAGAGAACAGCTTGGGCAACGAGCGATTTTCTCGCCGATCTTTAGCTCTTCTTTTGTTATCTGAAAAAGATCACCACAAGGGCATGGATATGTGTATGCCTGCAACTCCTCGTAACACTGCATGTCCTCTATCTCCACATCGTCGCACGACATCGTTAGGTTGATCAAAGCTGTAATGTGTTTGTTAGGTTGTCCTCTATTgatttttgtc
The window above is part of the Gossypium raimondii isolate GPD5lz chromosome 9, ASM2569854v1, whole genome shotgun sequence genome. Proteins encoded here:
- the LOC105800573 gene encoding diphthamide biosynthesis protein 3, which produces MSCDDVEIEDMQCYEELQAYTYPCPCGDLFQITKEELKIGEKIARCPSCSLYITVIYNAEDFADKKSNNNLEPPKRQAVDVA